The Sesamum indicum cultivar Zhongzhi No. 13 linkage group LG2, S_indicum_v1.0, whole genome shotgun sequence genome contains a region encoding:
- the LOC105176016 gene encoding calcium-dependent protein kinase 11 isoform X1, with translation MKKQSAGSSSKISSTVLPYQTPRLRDHYSVGRKLGQGQFGTTFHCIEKGTGKEYACKSIPKRKLLCKEDYDDVWREIQIMHHLSEHSSVVRIKGTYEDTMFVHLVMELCGGGELFDRIVKKGHYSERKAAQLMKTIVGVVEACHSLGVMHRDLKPENFLFDTPDEDAKLKATDFGLSVFYKPGQYLSDVVGSPYYVAPEVLHKYYGPEADVWSAGVILYILLCGVPPFWAETDNGIFRQILKGKIDFESEPWPHISESAKDLVRKMLTRDPRSRITAHQVLCHPWIVDDTVAPDKPLGSAVLTRLKQFSAMNKLKKMALRVIAERLSEEEIGGLRQLFKMLDTDNSGTITFDELKHGLRRVGSELMESDIKALMEAVYFLFSNEKPKLQSISNDRINLTCMAAFILFQADIDNNGTIDYGEFLAATLHLNKMEREENLHAAFSFFDKDGSGYITIDELQQACKEFGLGDVQLEEIIREIDTDNDGRIDYGEFAAMMRKGNPGIGSRTMRGNLNFNLADALQGKPKEGE, from the exons atgaagaaacAATCTGCCGGATCATCCTCCAAGATTTCATCAACAGTCCTTCCATATCAAACACCAAGGCTCAGAGATCATTACAGTGTGGGAAGGAAACTAGGCCAAGGACAGTTTGGCACAACCTTCCATTGTATAGAAAAGGGTACCGGAAAAGAATACGCATGCAAATCCATCCCAAAGCGCAAGCTTTTATGTAAGGAAGATTATGACGATGTTTGGAGGGAGATCCAGATAATGCACCACTTGTCGGAGCACTCGAGTGTGGTCAGGATCAAAGGGACTTATGAGGACACTATGTTTGTGCATTTGGTGATGGAGTTGTGTGGTGGGGGTGAACTTTTCGACAGGATTGTCAAGAAAGGGCATTACAGTGAGAGAAAGGCTGCTCAGCTAATGAAAACCATTGTTGGTGTGGTGGAGGCTTGCCATTCTCTAGGGGTCATGCACAGAGATCTCAAGCCAGAAAATTTCCTTTTTGACACTCCTGATGAGGATGCCAAGCTTAAGGCCACAGATTTTGGCTTGTCCGTTTTCTATAAGCCTG GGCAATATCTTTCTGATGTCGTTGGAAGTCCTTATTATGTTGCACCTGAAGTGTTGCACAAATACTATGGACCTGAAGCAGATGTGTGGAGTGCCGGTGTTATTCTCTACATATTATTATGTGGCGTTCCACCTTTCTGGGCCG AAACGGATAACGGAATCTTCAGACAAATCTTGAAAGGCAAGATAGACTTTGAATCTGAACCATGGCCTCACATTTCAGAAAGTGCAAAGGACCTTGTAAGAAAGATGCTTACTAGAGACCCCAGAAGTCGAATTACTGCCCATCAAGTCCTCT GCCATCCTTGGATCGTGGATGACACAGTTGCACCAGACAAACCTTTGGGATCTGCAGTATTGACGCGGCTAAAGCAATTTTCTGCGATGAACAAACTGAAGAAGATGGCTCTCCGT GTTATAGCAGAAAGACTTTCAGAAGAAGAGATCGGTGGACTGAGACAGTTGTTCAAAATGCTTGATACAGACAACAGCGGGACAATAACTTTTGATGAATTAAAACACGGTTTGAGAAGAGTGGGCTCTGAACTAATGGAATCCGATATCAAGGCCTTAATGGAGGCGGTATATTTCTTGTTTAGTAATGAAAAGCCGAAGTTACAATCTATATCAAATGACAGGATCAATCTCACTTGCATGGCTGCATTTATTCTCTTTCAGGCTGATATCGACAACAACGGGACTATAGACTACGGAGAGTTCCTGGCTGCAACCTTACATTTGAACAAGATGGAAAGGGAGGAAAATCTTCATGCTGCTTTCTCCTTCTTCGACAAAGATGGCAGCGGTTACATCACTATTGATGAGCTTCAACAGGCATGCAAAGAGTTCGGCCTTGGAGACGTCCAACTAGAAGAAATCATTAGAGAAATCGACACAGACAAC GACGGGCGTATAGACTACGGAGAATTTGCTGCAATGATGAGGAAGGGTAATCCTGGGATTGGCTCCAGAACCATGAGAGgcaatttgaatttcaactTAGCAGATGCGCTCCAAGGTAAACCCAAGGAGGGGGAGTAA
- the LOC105176016 gene encoding calcium-dependent protein kinase 11 isoform X2, which yields MKKQSAGSSSKISSTVLPYQTPRLRDHYSVGRKLGQGQFGTTFHCIEKGTGKEYACKSIPKRKLLCKEDYDDVWREIQIMHHLSEHSSVVRIKGTYEDTMFVHLVMELCGGGELFDRIVKKGHYSERKAAQLMKTIVGVVEACHSLGVMHRDLKPENFLFDTPDEDAKLKATDFGLSVFYKPGQYLSDVVGSPYYVAPEVLHKYYGPEADVWSAGVILYILLCGVPPFWAETDNGIFRQILKGKIDFESEPWPHISESAKDLVRKMLTRDPRSRITAHQVLCHPWIVDDTVAPDKPLGSAVLTRLKQFSAMNKLKKMALRVIAERLSEEEIGGLRQLFKMLDTDNSGTITFDELKHGLRRVGSELMESDIKALMEAADIDNNGTIDYGEFLAATLHLNKMEREENLHAAFSFFDKDGSGYITIDELQQACKEFGLGDVQLEEIIREIDTDNDGRIDYGEFAAMMRKGNPGIGSRTMRGNLNFNLADALQGKPKEGE from the exons atgaagaaacAATCTGCCGGATCATCCTCCAAGATTTCATCAACAGTCCTTCCATATCAAACACCAAGGCTCAGAGATCATTACAGTGTGGGAAGGAAACTAGGCCAAGGACAGTTTGGCACAACCTTCCATTGTATAGAAAAGGGTACCGGAAAAGAATACGCATGCAAATCCATCCCAAAGCGCAAGCTTTTATGTAAGGAAGATTATGACGATGTTTGGAGGGAGATCCAGATAATGCACCACTTGTCGGAGCACTCGAGTGTGGTCAGGATCAAAGGGACTTATGAGGACACTATGTTTGTGCATTTGGTGATGGAGTTGTGTGGTGGGGGTGAACTTTTCGACAGGATTGTCAAGAAAGGGCATTACAGTGAGAGAAAGGCTGCTCAGCTAATGAAAACCATTGTTGGTGTGGTGGAGGCTTGCCATTCTCTAGGGGTCATGCACAGAGATCTCAAGCCAGAAAATTTCCTTTTTGACACTCCTGATGAGGATGCCAAGCTTAAGGCCACAGATTTTGGCTTGTCCGTTTTCTATAAGCCTG GGCAATATCTTTCTGATGTCGTTGGAAGTCCTTATTATGTTGCACCTGAAGTGTTGCACAAATACTATGGACCTGAAGCAGATGTGTGGAGTGCCGGTGTTATTCTCTACATATTATTATGTGGCGTTCCACCTTTCTGGGCCG AAACGGATAACGGAATCTTCAGACAAATCTTGAAAGGCAAGATAGACTTTGAATCTGAACCATGGCCTCACATTTCAGAAAGTGCAAAGGACCTTGTAAGAAAGATGCTTACTAGAGACCCCAGAAGTCGAATTACTGCCCATCAAGTCCTCT GCCATCCTTGGATCGTGGATGACACAGTTGCACCAGACAAACCTTTGGGATCTGCAGTATTGACGCGGCTAAAGCAATTTTCTGCGATGAACAAACTGAAGAAGATGGCTCTCCGT GTTATAGCAGAAAGACTTTCAGAAGAAGAGATCGGTGGACTGAGACAGTTGTTCAAAATGCTTGATACAGACAACAGCGGGACAATAACTTTTGATGAATTAAAACACGGTTTGAGAAGAGTGGGCTCTGAACTAATGGAATCCGATATCAAGGCCTTAATGGAGGCG GCTGATATCGACAACAACGGGACTATAGACTACGGAGAGTTCCTGGCTGCAACCTTACATTTGAACAAGATGGAAAGGGAGGAAAATCTTCATGCTGCTTTCTCCTTCTTCGACAAAGATGGCAGCGGTTACATCACTATTGATGAGCTTCAACAGGCATGCAAAGAGTTCGGCCTTGGAGACGTCCAACTAGAAGAAATCATTAGAGAAATCGACACAGACAAC GACGGGCGTATAGACTACGGAGAATTTGCTGCAATGATGAGGAAGGGTAATCCTGGGATTGGCTCCAGAACCATGAGAGgcaatttgaatttcaactTAGCAGATGCGCTCCAAGGTAAACCCAAGGAGGGGGAGTAA
- the LOC105176026 gene encoding 50S ribosomal protein L21, chloroplastic: MAAALSLCSSLTPKLQHRNQTPTPFSHSRINLSFLSHPLSSLTLTSRTHPALSFAPKSTDTVAEVSLSEPEADNAATEAEPAVETTEPKREEVFAVVMVGSRQYIVFPGRFIYTQRLKGANVNDKITLNKVLLVGTKTSTYIGKPIVPNATVHAIVEEQTLDKKVIVFKYKKKKNYRRNIGHRQPITRIRITSITGYQDSPAVTLE, encoded by the exons ATGGCAGCTGCCCTCTCACTCTGTTCTTCTCTCACTCCAAAGCTTCAACATCGCAATCAGACTCCAACACCCTTTTCTCATTCAAGAAtcaatctttcttttctctcccACCCTCTCTCGTCTCTGACGCTCACCTCGCGCACACATCCCGCATTATCTTTTGCTCCAAAATCAACTGATACAGTAGCTGAAGTTTCTTTAAGCGAACCAGAAGCTGATAATGCAGCCACGGAAGCTGAGCCCGCTGTTGAAACAACGGAGCCAAAGCGTGAGGAAGTTTTTGCTGTTGTGATG GTTGGATCTAGGCAATACATTGTGTTCCCTGGACGTTTCATCTACACGCAGAGGCTTAAGGGTGCAAATGTAAACGACAAG ATAACCTTAAATAAAGTTTTGCTGGTGGGAACAAAAACAAGCACATACATTGGAAAACCAATTGTGCCAAACGCCACAGTCCATGCCATTGTCGAAGAGCAA ACATTGGATAAGAAGGTCATTGTCTTCAagtacaagaaaaagaagaactaCAGAAGAAATATTGGGCACAGACAG CCTATTACAAGGATAAGAATAACAAGTATCACAGGGTACCAAGACTCACCTGCTGTCACCCTTGAGTAG
- the LOC105176034 gene encoding uncharacterized membrane protein At4g09580 (The sequence of the model RefSeq protein was modified relative to this genomic sequence to represent the inferred CDS: added 39 bases not found in genome assembly): protein MAAPRILVVETGGGRLLDKDEEKNAESPTGKKYKAEKFPLSRWEFVAAFGVFLVFSTGLFCIYLTMPAAEYQMLKLPRNLADLRLLKDHLASYAEVYPAKFILGYCSTYIFMQTFMIPGTIFMSLLAGALFGVVRGLLLVVFNATAGASSCYFLSKLIGRPIVNWLWPEKLRFFQAEIAKRRDKLLNYMLFLRVTPTLPNLFINLASPIVDIPFHIFFLATVIGLIPAAYITVRAGLALGDLKSVKDLYDFKTLALLFLIGSVLLFPTLLKRKRVYE from the exons ATGGCGGCGCCCCGGATTCTGGTGGTGGAAACTGGTGGTGGCCGGCTCCTGG AGAAATATAAGGCGGAGAAATTTCCGCTCTCACGCTGGGAATTCGTGGCGGCTTTTGGTGTATTTTTGGTGTTCTCAACCGGGTTATTCTGCATTTACCTTACCATGCCTGCGGCCGAATACCAGATGCTCAAGCTTCCTCGCAATCTCGCGGATCTTCGCTTGCTCAA AGATCATCTTGCAAGCTATGCTGAAGTGTACCCAGCAAAGTTCATTCTAGGGTATTGTTCAACATACATATTCATGCAGACATTTATGATACCTGGGACAATTTTCATGTCCTTACTAGCTGGAGCTCTTTTTGGAGTTGTCAGAGGCCTTCTTTTGGTTGTCTTTAATGCCACTGCTGGTGCATCATCCTGCTACTTTCTGTCTAAGCTGATTGGCAGACCCATTGTTAACTGGTTGTGGCCCGAAAagttgagattttttcaaGCAGAG ATAGCAAAGCGGAGGGACAAGTTGCTCAACTACATGCTCTTTCTGAGAGTTACACCGACATTGCCAAACCTTTTTATCAATTTGGCTTCACCAATTGTGGATATCCcgtttcatattttctttttggcaaCTGTTATTGGGCTCATTCCAGCTGCTTACATCACTGTCAGA GCTGGACTTGCTCTTGGTGATCTCAAGTCAGTCAAAGATCTGTATGATTTTAAGACGTTGGCATTGCTTTTCCTCATTGGGTCTGTTTTATTATTTCCGACCCTTTTGAAGAGGAAGCGAGTATATGAATAG